In the genome of Notamacropus eugenii isolate mMacEug1 chromosome 7, mMacEug1.pri_v2, whole genome shotgun sequence, the window AATGGTATTTACAGTCAATTTGCCCTTCTGTGGTCCCAACAAGGTGGACAGCTTTTTCTGTGACCTCCCTCTGGTGACCAAACTTGCCTGTATAGACACCTACGTTGTCAGCTTACTAATCGTGGCAGACAGCGGCTTTCTCTCCATGagctcctttcttctccttgttgTTTCATATACAGTCATACTCATCACAGTTCGCAATCGCTCATCAGCTAGTATGGCAAAGGCACGTTCCACACTGACTGCCCATATCACTGTGGTCATACTATTCTTTGGGCCATGCATCTTCATCTATGTATGGCCATTCAGTGGCTACTCAGTGGACAAAGTTCTTGCAGTATTTTATACGATCTTCACTCCCATATTAAACCCAGTTATTTACACCCTGAGGAACAAGGAGGTAAAATCAGCCATGTCCAAATTGAGGAGTCGATATCTAAAATCTGGCCAAGTGTCAGCTATAATAAGAAATTTACTATTCTTGGAACCCAAGTAGCCTTCCCACCCTAACCTAAGACTTTCTaacctcttttctctctagtGAGATAGAAGACCATTGTAATATTAATGCCAAACTCTTGAACTACTTGTGTCAAAAGGTGAGAACAGAGAAACAGTTGCAAGACTTGTTAAAACAGTGTGATGTGGTGGTGACAAATGAAGACAGTGTAATCAAGACAGCAGTtgacattttcttccctctctcttacatgttcttttaaattttctcatgaAAAGTCAAATTTTACCATGGAGTCTGTTTGAAAGGCATATAAATTTGTTAGTCTTAAGTAAAGGGTAAAATAGTTTTCCATGGAGGGAATCTGTATTAAAATAAGTATATGAAACTAATAGGTAGATGCGTGGTATAGTGGGGGGAATGGTAACTCGGGGGCCAGATGATCTTTGTTCAAGGGGCTATTTGGTGTAATGGAAATATCCTTCGTTTTTACCATTATAAAGTCAAGGTTTGAGTACTGCATCTGATATTTGATAGCTTTGTCATATGGGGTAAATCTTCCTGTTTCTTGGCATCAGTTTTAGGAGGACactaaactagatgatctccatcTTGCATCTTTAAATCCTAAAGTTGAATTCCTATTtcatctctgccatttactagggGCATAATTTAACTTACGTGAGTCTTAGCTTTGTAGTCTATAAAAAAGTGATAATAATATTCTGCTCTCTGGCCTGGATGGGTTTGGTCTTACTTGAACACTTTCCTGAAATGCTACACTGATTACAGATATatctgataaaagaaaaaaaaaaccgaGATCCTATACATTTCTACTTTCATCAGTTGTCTGCTCTGTCTATGTCTGATTACATCAGTCTtctacagaaacaaacaaacaaacaaacaaacaaacatttatccACTAATTATTGTctgaagaataaaatatgaactacTTACCCTGGCATTCAAGACTATTCATAATCTGACTacaacttacctttccagctGCATTTCTCACTACACCCTTTCATCATTCTACATTCCAACAGCAACAGATAACTTTTTGTTATCTCTTATgatcttaacctctctcagctccTTGCTCTCTGTCTAGAGACAGGCAAGTATTCTgctggacagagtgctggacttgcagtcagaaaactgaattcatatctggccttAGATAATTCCTAGGTCTTTGACCCTctgcaagccacttaactttaacctgactcaatttcctcaaatggaaaatggagatgataatagcatccaTCTCCCAGCGTTGTTGCaaggcatttataaagcacttgccAGATAGCAGATGCTTAATGCATGTTTGTCTGATCTGATTCTTCCCCCTCCCGCCCTTATGGTTGGAATTTCAGTAGAGCATTAGCTATGAGAAGGtaggaattcttcatttttgtctttggatccctagCACATAGCCCAGGACCAAAAATTgtgcagatatttaataaatgtttgtgaattaaattgaattcttcACTCTCCATTTCTATCACTtgaaatttcttccctttttttttaaaatccaacaAAATTGCTATATTCCCCCTGAAGCCTTCTTTATTGCTTGAACTGaagttgatttttccttttttaaactttatatagCACTCTATACATTCTTCTTTGCAGGACTTACCCCACTTCCATCCTTACATCTACTAGATTATatgttccttgaggatagggccTTGTTCCTTCTTCTGTCCATTTTGATCTTTTTTATACCTAATGCAGTGAAAAGAACTTGAGTCTGAGGATCAAAGTTAAAGTCTCATGTTTAATGTGTACTACTTAGGGACTTTGACCAAATCATTAAGTGATTTGACAAATTTGATAATTAATTTGAGCAAATCTCAAGACCTCAATTTGGTCATCTTGAGAGCAAGAAAGCATCTAAAGTTCTGTCCAAATTCAGAGCTGTGTGTAAAAACCAAAGATCCTATAGTCTTTGCATGCACTAGTCACTTAGTAAATCCTTGTTGAACTGGAATTAATTAAAGCCATCCATTCCACAATTTGAAATAAAGAATAAGGTATAAAGTCTATGCCTCAAGAGAGGTAACTTAAAATCTTCATGGTGAAGTCCAAATAAGGTCCTTCCTTAGAGCACCTTATCACAAAAGAGAATGGTGGAAGAGGTAATGAATTCTTAAAATGGGGGTGGAAGAATTAGGCCAGAATGGAGGAAGAAGTATCGAAAGGAGTTCgtggggaaagagaagacaaacattattttcttcatagtGTAATCCAGGGCTAGCACTGACCCTTGGCAGTTTTCAATGACTGAAGTGCAGAACTGAAATTAGTTATGATATTTCAGCCACTTTATCTGGATTACTACTTGTCAAATCTCCAGAGCAACTCCATTATTAAAATGACCCAGAAAGATCCTGAGTTACATTGGAATACTTTGGCTATGCAAGAATAGTTTAGATGTTtccagttaaaaaaacaaaaggagggAACTCTCCATGTgtatttgtgagtgtgtgtgtgtgtgtgtgtgtgtgtgtgtgtgtgtgttcgatATGCCAGAGAATGAGCACGATGAAGTTGTTTTCAAGACACAGAGAATTTTAGGGGATTTGAAATGAATGAACTACAAGGTCgattttaaaatttctcagtTCTCTGATTTTCCTACTTAAGTGAGGTCTGACACTGATATTAATCTGTTTGATTTAAACCCAATACAGCCTAAAGCATTGAAATACTCCTTGGTGTTGGTTGTCATCAAGTAACACACTTGCACACCTACGATAATGGCATCCATGAACTGTTCATTTCCTAAACCATTCTTCCCAATGAGAAAGTGAAACAAGTCAGCTTTATTTACTCAGTCCATTTTTTGTTTTGCAGCAGTTCATCCCTTGTTTCAAGAAGGACCAATGGCATTACAAGGTAATGTCTTGGCCCAcaagtgaaatgggtttaagtgaAGTAGAACTGCACAAAGTCTCAccctctcttccaaagtcatcaaaggccagggaaagaaaaaaaatcaagttgacTGGCAATGAGCCAGGATACAGGGGATGATTATGGTacctttgatgtctgaccaaactctaagcactctaGAGCACCTGCTTcacttcatggcctttggaacaaattgttcttgtcccctcccccccaccccattcttccaggggaagtcttcacgtgTTTGGAGTAGACATTCGTttactcaccaacaggtttgagaccTGTTAGTTAGCCTCAACCAGATTTAGTCTGTATGCAGGGATAGGTTTAAAAGGGTGTGGCTGTACTTGTTACAGTTTCATGGAGCAGCAGGAGAGAGTTGAGTGACATGCAAACACCAAGAGTGGGTGAACAGCCCTGGCTAGGGCTTTTCAAGCCTTCACATCAGAGGggctggtcctccctgaacatacaGAATCAGAGACAAAGGAAATATAGAGAAAAGTCATTCCAACAAAATATTCTGTTAccaacatttttctttgtgataAGTATGCCAATGTGCTTGTCTGCCTTTATAGGAGAGGATGtatcaaagagaaaatgagaaataacacATTGCTGTATCATCTATCTGCATCAGCAAGGACCTGACATACAAAGGAGGGCCTgatgtataggttcttagatttacttttctaaaggaaagcaacttttgacaACAATCTacttaaccaagtacatatatcactcacatagttcaggggaaaaattgaacTTCTGAGGAAATACAAAGAACtgataatcaacagacagggtttccaattgtctgaccatacatacgtacatcacagaacaacagacagatccaactgtctgaccatacatacatagttaccagagagacagaagcaccaacatctaggttttcaaagctggatgACTCCttactgcccagagtctcatctggccaaacaaacacttccaatgagtaagcctcaaaataaaacttcacctcagaatatatatacacttttcagagtcagagggcatcacaacccttgagaactaaagcattagaaattaataaaaggtgtgggtcagccctaatcaagctttccttaatgggcaagcccattaatgagtgtggaagatctttaactctctgctTAACATTACACCATCCAacattttatcatctttttcCAAGTATACTTTTATAGACCTCATCAAATTCTTTTAGAGAGTAAGACTTCTGTCCTAATCTAACAAGTTAGTAACCCTGTAAGAAAAGGAATTAAGCTAACGTGATCTATGCTTGATGAAGGTAGAAAAAGTTCTTAGGGATCATCATTTCAATTTGAAGGTGTTCACTAATTGCTTTGGATAGTGAGAGAGGATCAGGTTCTGGGCCCAGAAACCTCTCCATGTTACATCTTGAAATCACAGAATGCTGGAAATGGAGAAAACCCAACAAGAAGATGGAATTACATAATGTGATGCTTCCCAAACTGTGCCCTTTCAACTCAGGGTTAAGGGAGCAGTAGCTTATCACAGAAACTTCCAAatccatttgtaaaacaaggactTTTTGAACTTTTGACCTTTATTTAGATACTATGAAATATGCAGT includes:
- the LOC140513048 gene encoding olfactory receptor 4K15-like; this encodes MNDTNHSRVSEFILLGLSDAPELQPIFFIVFSLLYIAIVMGNFLIILTVTSDPRLHSPMYFLLANLSFIDVCVASFATPKMIADFLVEQKTISFEACMAQIFFVHLFAGGEMVLLVSMAYDRYVAICKPLHYMTIMSRRVCIILVIIPWSVGFIHTTSQMVFTVNLPFCGPNKVDSFFCDLPLVTKLACIDTYVVSLLIVADSGFLSMSSFLLLVVSYTVILITVRNRSSASMAKARSTLTAHITVVILFFGPCIFIYVWPFSGYSVDKVLAVFYTIFTPILNPVIYTLRNKEVKSAMSKLRSRYLKSGQVSAIIRNLLFLEPK